Genomic DNA from Scyliorhinus torazame isolate Kashiwa2021f chromosome 30, sScyTor2.1, whole genome shotgun sequence:
CAATCTCGGCACAGTGACCTAAGCCAAGAATTgaaccgggtctctggcgctgtgaaacaacagtgccaaccactgtgctaacgtgccactcACTAGGGGCGAAGATAATAGGATGTATTGGAAgacatgatgaaagagagctactgATGAATCTTCATTGAAGAGCTAGAGTAACGGGAATGCTTTTCTACAATGTATATATTTAAAACTTTATTCCCAGTATACAATGTTTAATTATATAGTGTTCTGTATGAACAATAAATGGAGGAAAAAAGGTTTAATTCCATTTTTCTCAtctggtctttttttttttttaaatcaggttTTGGAGGTAAGAAAGGGGCTGTGGAAAAATGCCCAAATTGCAAAGGCAGAGGGATTGAAATCCATGTACAACAAATTGGACCCGGAATGGTACAACAGATTCAGACAATGTGCTCAGAATGTCACGGCCAGGGTGAACAGATTAATCCGAAAGACCGATGCAAGAACTGTAATGGACGCAAAATTGTAAAAGAGAGAAAAATACTAGAAGTTTATGTCGACAAAGGTGAAGTATGACGAGAAAGGGTGTTGATGTTGAGATTTCATAGAGCTATTCCAGATAATTTTATTAATGACTCGTGGAATTAATTACTGTGTTTACTTCAGGTATGCAAGATGGGCAGAAGATAACTTTCCATGGAGAGGGTGATCAGGAGCCTGGGTTAGAACCTGGTGACGTTATCATTGTACTGGATCAAAAGGATCACGACCTGTTCCGAAGGCATGGAAATGACCTGGTGATGAAAATGGAAATCCTGCTTGTGGAAGCTTTATGTGGTTTCAAAAGAACAATACAAACACTTGACAAAAGAACACTGCTGATTACTTCAAATCCAGGTTAATATCAAAGAAAATAATACCTTTATAGTGATCTAAACGTTCTAAAGCAATGATGTTTAGAatggggctaaatcgttggcttttaaagcagaccaaggcaggccagcagcacggttcaattcccgtaccagccttcctgagcaggtgccggatagggcttttcacagtaacttcatttgaagcctacttgtgacaataagcgattttcatttcattatattaCTGAAGGAAGCTCCATAACCTTTTTCAGATTTACTTTGGCACAATTATATTATTTTCGACTATCTACCTGGTTGCGATAACACCTCCAATTCATTTTAGAATAATCCAGTGCAGAAATTTAAAATGTTCTTGAGTTTTAACTATTttctgtatgggcagcacggtggcgcagtggttagcattgctgcctcacggcgctgaggtcccagcttcgatcccagctctggttcattgtctgtgtggagtttgcacattctccctgtgtttgcgtgggtttcgtccccacaacccaaagatgtgcaggataggtggattggccactctaaattgcccctttgaaaaaaatgaattgggcactcttaaatcTATGAAAAAAATCTTCTATACAAAACATTTCATTTCCACTGGTGCAAGACACCACAGGCACTTACCAGATCTTTGATAATTTTGCAAGATTTTATTAGATTCCCTACAGACAGATCCTCTTATGTAAACAATCAGATCTATTGCTAGTCCAGGAttaaaagagctttgacaaagagtcatcggacttgaaacattagctcttttctctccctacagatgctgccagacgtgctgagatattccagcattttctctttcgcattAAAAGAGCCAAGGTTGATGGGTGGTGTTCAAGATAGATCCAATCTTGGTCTAatagaatggcagaacaggcaCAAGGAACCTTTCCTATTTCCTTTGTTCCGAAATTCTGATGGTGTGACCCAGAGCTTGAACAAATTTTACTCTCTCTAAACGATGCGCTCTGAAATCTTC
This window encodes:
- the LOC140404438 gene encoding dnaJ homolog subfamily A member 4-like isoform X2; translated protein: MVKETAYYEILGVKPNAPSEEIKKAYRKLALKYHPDKNPDEGEKFKLISQAYEVLSDSKKRDLYDQGGEQAIKEGGVGGGGFSSPMDIFDMFFGGGGRMQREKRGKDVVHQLAVSLEDLYNGATRKLALKKNVICDKCDGFGGKKGAVEKCPNCKGRGIEIHVQQIGPGMVQQIQTMCSECHGQGEQINPKDRCKNCNGRKIVKERKILEVYVDKGMQDGQKITFHGEGDQEPGLEPGDVIIVLDQKDHDLFRRHGNDLVMKMEILLVEALCGFKRTIQTLDKRTLLITSNPDAARRAEIFQHFLFRIKRAKVDGWCSR